In one window of Paraburkholderia phymatum STM815 DNA:
- a CDS encoding NAD(P)H-dependent flavin oxidoreductase has protein sequence MFPSHPFAPLVIRGRSLLPIVQGGMGVGVSAHRLAGSVAREGALGTIASIDLRHHHDDLLERCRATPDRATLEDANRAALVREIRAARNLSEGRGMIAVNVMKAVNAHADYVRIACEEGADAIVMGAGLPLDLPDLTQGHDIALVPILSDSRGVGVVLKKWMKKGRLPDAIVIEHPAHAGGHLGVTNLDDMHDTRFDFARVLKEVDQLFTSLQISRTQVPLILAGGINSHEAVRTCLEAGANGVQIGTPFAVTEEGDAHPRFKRVLADATPDDIVEFVSVTGLPARAVKTPWLDRYLRNETRIRTKVGALKRACPTALECLSACGLRDGIEKFGHFCIDTRLAAALRGDVNNGLFFRGREALPFGNAIRSVRDLLELLLTGAARPAVAGRVAFSLG, from the coding sequence ATGTTTCCTTCTCATCCGTTCGCTCCGCTTGTGATTCGCGGCCGCTCGTTGTTGCCCATCGTGCAGGGCGGTATGGGCGTCGGTGTGTCCGCGCACCGGCTCGCAGGCAGTGTGGCGCGCGAAGGCGCGCTCGGTACGATCGCCAGCATCGATCTGCGCCACCATCATGACGACCTGCTCGAACGCTGTCGCGCAACGCCTGATCGTGCGACGCTCGAAGACGCAAACCGCGCGGCGCTCGTGCGCGAAATCCGGGCTGCGCGAAACCTCAGCGAAGGACGCGGCATGATCGCCGTCAACGTGATGAAGGCCGTCAACGCACACGCAGACTACGTGCGTATCGCCTGCGAAGAAGGCGCGGACGCGATCGTGATGGGCGCGGGTCTGCCGCTCGATTTGCCCGATCTCACGCAAGGGCACGATATCGCGTTAGTTCCGATTCTCTCGGATAGCCGTGGTGTCGGCGTCGTGCTGAAGAAATGGATGAAGAAGGGTCGTTTACCCGATGCCATCGTGATCGAGCATCCGGCGCATGCGGGTGGTCATCTCGGCGTAACGAATCTCGACGACATGCACGATACGCGTTTCGATTTCGCCCGCGTCCTCAAAGAAGTCGACCAGCTCTTTACTTCCCTGCAGATCAGCAGAACTCAAGTGCCCCTGATCCTGGCGGGCGGTATCAATAGTCACGAGGCAGTGCGCACTTGTCTTGAAGCTGGTGCGAATGGCGTGCAGATCGGTACGCCGTTCGCGGTCACGGAGGAGGGCGATGCGCATCCTCGTTTCAAGCGCGTGCTGGCCGATGCGACGCCGGACGATATCGTGGAGTTCGTCAGCGTAACGGGCTTGCCGGCGCGTGCCGTGAAGACACCGTGGCTCGACCGCTATCTGCGTAACGAAACGCGGATACGCACGAAGGTTGGTGCACTGAAGCGGGCTTGTCCGACTGCACTCGAATGCCTGAGTGCATGCGGCTTACGCGACGGCATCGAAAAGTTCGGCCATTTTTGTATCGACACGCGGCTTGCAGCTGCCCTGCGCGGCGATGTGAACAACGGCCTGTTCTTCCGAGGCCGCGAAGCGTTGCCGTTTGGCAATGCGATCCGCAGTGTGCGCGATCTGCTCGAACTGCTGCTGACTGGAGCGGCGCGACCAGCGGTCGCAGGGCGAGTTGCGTTTTCCCTGGGTTGA
- a CDS encoding DUF1289 domain-containing protein has product MSSNLHDLPDSPCIGVCSTLFDEVCKGCGRTAAEVSNWVFLTDEEKRAIWTRIECDGTAMRFKYDKL; this is encoded by the coding sequence ATGTCATCGAATCTGCACGACCTCCCCGACAGCCCCTGCATCGGTGTCTGTTCGACACTCTTCGACGAAGTTTGCAAAGGCTGTGGCCGCACGGCGGCGGAGGTGTCGAACTGGGTGTTTCTTACCGATGAGGAAAAACGCGCTATCTGGACGCGCATCGAATGCGATGGTACGGCGATGCGATTCAAGTACGACAAGCTATGA
- a CDS encoding OmpW/AlkL family protein: MNTTLRSIAAALCTAGLALISAHAFAADSDPTASGIHAGDVLVRLRAISIVPQVRTSDALSTLNVGVNNATVPELDFTYMIRDNIGVELILGTSRHQVTSSLGGLGGVNVLPPTLLLQYHFNHQGQVRPYVGAGVNYTYFYNDGLHVGDQQISVKRSSFGPALQMGVDVQVTKSLFANVDLKKVWMKTDASLNGASLGTLHIDPLIVGVGVGMKF, encoded by the coding sequence ATGAACACCACACTCCGATCGATCGCGGCCGCACTGTGCACGGCAGGGCTGGCGCTGATCTCCGCGCACGCCTTTGCCGCCGACAGCGACCCGACCGCATCAGGTATCCATGCCGGTGACGTGCTCGTGCGCCTGCGCGCCATCTCCATCGTGCCGCAGGTGCGCACCAGCGACGCATTGTCCACGCTGAATGTCGGCGTTAACAATGCGACCGTGCCTGAACTCGACTTCACATACATGATCCGCGACAACATCGGCGTCGAGCTGATTCTCGGCACATCGCGGCATCAGGTGACCTCCAGCCTCGGCGGGCTCGGCGGCGTCAACGTGCTGCCGCCTACGCTGCTGTTGCAATATCATTTCAATCATCAGGGACAGGTCCGGCCGTATGTAGGTGCGGGTGTGAACTATACGTATTTCTATAACGACGGACTGCATGTGGGCGATCAGCAGATTTCGGTCAAGCGCAGCAGCTTCGGTCCGGCACTGCAGATGGGCGTCGACGTGCAAGTGACGAAATCCCTGTTCGCCAACGTCGATCTGAAGAAGGTCTGGATGAAGACGGATGCATCGCTCAATGGCGCATCGCTTGGCACGTTGCATATCGATCCGTTGATCGTGGGCGTGGGTGTCGGGATGAAGTTCTGA